A region of the Pseudoprevotella muciniphila genome:
TGAAAATGTGAAGCATCTTAAGTTTTGAAAGCATTTCTATGAAGGATGTGTCATTTTCATTTTAAAATGATTTATAATTAAACATCAATAGCATTATTCATGCCCTATCAAATTTCTGCCTTGTTTGGTCTCATCATCGTAAATTCCAGAATCTGTCAATATTCTTGTTTTCTTTCCTTTATGTATCTGATAGGAAAGTCGCAAAAAGAACATATTATCATACGTCTTTAGATTAAGGCTCTGTTTTGTTTTATAAAAACCAGCATCAACTTGCTCATGTTGCCATGAGCTTAGTCCCCAATGAATTGGTAATGCATAAATAAATTGCCCACGTAACCTACCTTTCAACCAAACCTTCTGAATTGTGAGATTGCAAAGATCCTGCCCTGTCTCTTTTATGCCTTGCAGTAGACACATGGATTGTTTGTCTTTACTATATTCCAATGAAACAGAAAATGCCTTTTTTTCATTATAATAATTCAGGACAGCATTACCAATAAATCTGGTTTTGCTTTTTTTGTGGAAATTATTATTGCTTACTGAATTATGACAAAAACCAATGCCAGCTTCCAAATTAAATTTTGAGGATAAATCCAAAGAATAAGACAGTATGGTAGAGTTACTGAAAAAACGAGCATTTTCGTACGACAGAATATAATTTCCATTACTATTTTGATAATAGTAATTACTTATTCCATTTCTATTGTATTCTATCTCCGAATGTAAAGCTATATCGTGAAAAGCTATAGTTCCTGAAAATTGATGCAATGAAGTTTGTGCCTTGAGATTTGGATTTCCCTGATGTGTAATTACTCTGTCTGTTTTGTAAGTTGCTTCTGACAACTGATATAGTTTTGGGTAATTGGGGGTATTAACATATCCGAAGTCAAACTTCAAGTTCTCATTAGGTGAAGTGAAATTTAATTTTATTGTCGGTTGAAAGTTAAATCTTTTCTCATTCGCTGAATGGATACCTATCCCGGCCAATCCAACCCTCAAACACCAGGAATCAGAAGGATTATATGTTCCGAACGCATAAATATTATAACGGTTGCTATGTATTTTTGCAGATATCAGACTCTGTGATGTCTTGTAGAAATTAGAAATATAGGTTGCACCAAACTCCAGTTTGCACTTTTTGATTCCGGTATATTGAGTATTTAATTTGCTGAAAGAATATTTTTTACTCTGCTCATAAACGGATGTAGTCCCATCAGCACAATTCATGTTGTCTTTAAAAACATAATTAAGTCCTGAATAAACTCCAAGTGACCAGTTATCAAAGAATTTTGTTTTATAACCTAAACTTATTTTTATATTGTGTTCCTTAGTGTCTGATTCTATATCTTCAAGAATCCCAATGTCATCACCATTATCATTCTTAAAATAATTGACGGTTTTCTCTCTATATTTAAAAGGATTATATAATGCATTGAATGAAATAATGTTATTATTATTTATCCTGTAGTCTG
Encoded here:
- a CDS encoding TonB-dependent receptor plug domain-containing protein, whose translation is MNILKSLVLIVSLLMSKSLYAQDSLSSTVDTLEIVEVTTKRIQQRNTGSYLIVTNKIRNKHFNALSMLKEFPSVRYNPINEQIKINGTSGIAFQINGLDKSSEEIKNIPVNAIKGVEIINQVDGLHLVEGVRYVVNIILKEDYHGFDLFARNFLIMSPTGNNGKDIVACEQPSLSMQYRSSRWDVNATAVYGRFDWNYPVLAVKEYDNKIMKSLDYSPSNPNQLTTRNEFAYRIAADYRINNNNIISFNALYNPFKYREKTVNYFKNDNGDDIGILEDIESDTKEHNIKISLGYKTKFFDNWSLGVYSGLNYVFKDNMNCADGTTSVYEQSKKYSFSKLNTQYTGIKKCKLEFGATYISNFYKTSQSLISAKIHSNRYNIYAFGTYNPSDSWCLRVGLAGIGIHSANEKRFNFQPTIKLNFTSPNENLKFDFGYVNTPNYPKLYQLSEATYKTDRVITHQGNPNLKAQTSLHQFSGTIAFHDIALHSEIEYNRNGISNYYYQNSNGNYILSYENARFFSNSTILSYSLDLSSKFNLEAGIGFCHNSVSNNNFHKKSKTRFIGNAVLNYYNEKKAFSVSLEYSKDKQSMCLLQGIKETGQDLCNLTIQKVWLKGRLRGQFIYALPIHWGLSSWQHEQVDAGFYKTKQSLNLKTYDNMFFLRLSYQIHKGKKTRILTDSGIYDDETKQGRNLIGHE